The Nitrospirales bacterium genome includes a window with the following:
- a CDS encoding IPT/TIG domain-containing protein: MKYSNNWLAVGIVGFVWVISACSSMNIKGDIGENDAGPVEMESVVEIEKPMHFLTASEEDVMISMGTYTVEADEETLRLTSSDQEGVRPITLQVETFVHQEPIHVAEPRSIWLNEDTQVIMMLMPGGKGLQATGSSSGVQARGAKNFKLTPGFLKDLNLPTVNAIFTTPKLGALTPGGTLYIKGTQFGEKGAKSKVVLHFTHPNEHQRTLQIKNWSDTKITVQVPGDISGVADHKVKFQVQNAKGVGGLARKVPFYASRRTKLLKQDDPAVHVVHCSTGADKNFCNALNTSTGGSCFSSSVKSFREGSTIYGRHVNCDTAVDTDGGTDRYAVTLKNGWVFKKVEYSYKKSSGSEKIIPPDYGKLRKTLPGTSSFNPNIKWEVSPGPDQLEYVYWLTIEGPNGIPHY, encoded by the coding sequence ATGAAATATTCGAATAATTGGTTAGCCGTTGGAATTGTGGGATTCGTCTGGGTAATTTCTGCCTGTTCATCAATGAACATCAAAGGAGATATAGGGGAGAATGACGCCGGGCCAGTGGAAATGGAGAGCGTTGTGGAGATCGAAAAACCCATGCACTTTCTGACGGCAAGCGAGGAAGATGTCATGATTTCCATGGGTACCTATACCGTTGAGGCGGATGAGGAGACTCTTCGTTTAACGTCGAGTGATCAGGAAGGCGTCCGCCCGATTACACTTCAAGTCGAGACGTTTGTTCATCAAGAACCGATCCATGTCGCTGAACCGCGGTCCATTTGGCTCAATGAGGACACGCAAGTGATTATGATGCTTATGCCTGGAGGAAAGGGGCTGCAAGCAACCGGATCGTCTAGTGGCGTTCAGGCTCGAGGGGCAAAGAATTTCAAGCTCACCCCAGGCTTTCTCAAAGATTTAAACCTGCCGACGGTCAACGCAATCTTCACCACCCCGAAGTTAGGAGCACTCACGCCCGGAGGGACTCTGTATATCAAAGGGACGCAATTTGGTGAGAAGGGGGCTAAGTCAAAGGTTGTTTTGCATTTTACGCATCCGAACGAGCACCAGAGGACTCTACAGATTAAAAACTGGAGCGATACGAAAATTACGGTCCAAGTGCCTGGCGATATTTCTGGAGTGGCGGATCACAAGGTGAAATTTCAAGTGCAAAATGCGAAGGGAGTGGGAGGACTGGCCAGAAAAGTCCCATTCTATGCGTCACGAAGAACCAAGCTTCTCAAACAGGATGATCCAGCGGTCCATGTTGTTCATTGCTCAACGGGTGCTGATAAAAATTTTTGCAATGCACTTAACACCAGTACGGGAGGCAGTTGTTTCTCGAGTTCAGTCAAGAGTTTCCGGGAGGGGAGCACGATCTATGGGCGTCACGTCAATTGCGATACGGCCGTTGATACGGATGGAGGAACTGACCGGTATGCGGTGACGTTGAAGAACGGGTGGGTGTTTAAAAAGGTCGAGTATTCCTATAAAAAGAGTTCAGGCAGTGAAAAAATTATTCCTCCCGACTATGGGAAACTCCGTAAAACGCTCCCTGGAACATCGTCGTTCAACCCCAACATTAAGTGGGAAGTGAGCCCAGGGCCAGATCAGCTCGAATATGTGTACTGGCTCACGATTGAAGGACCCAACGGGATTCCGCATTATTAA
- a CDS encoding DUF928 domain-containing protein, producing MYRTGNSQFLFRISLFCLLVFAFQSAWASQPNIVLSRALHFSDPNGHPITLEPGKYFVEPAGDSELRLTREGQQMDIVLHAEALTHEQYELFSPMAMTRPSKQGKFFITLLLPGGQKLEAVGSTKAPPPPTMPHIALAPTTTPPASKPGTAAEIALPSVEKPMIRKTPSPALEKPALAYQAPSTTDLQEQTDSLFIPQDDFSLLSVYAPNHLGQTIHEQPRLFWHLSEPIEHPIDVILTELGAVEVVFDMRLLPPMEAGVHSVSLEDYGIRLLANVAYQWEVSLLADTPQNSMKASGFIKRVENTSSLPMTLAQQPPSPEAPLLYAHAGLWYDAFWALSELIRSDPKNPAFLEQRASLLKQVGLDRLANFDRTTIAAH from the coding sequence ATGTATCGAACGGGAAATAGCCAATTTCTTTTCAGAATAAGCCTGTTCTGTCTTCTGGTATTCGCGTTCCAAAGCGCATGGGCCAGTCAGCCAAATATCGTGCTCAGTCGAGCCTTACACTTTAGCGATCCGAATGGCCATCCCATTACGTTGGAGCCGGGAAAATACTTTGTCGAGCCCGCCGGAGATTCTGAGTTACGGTTGACACGAGAGGGACAACAAATGGATATCGTCCTGCATGCCGAGGCCTTAACCCATGAACAATATGAGCTTTTCTCCCCAATGGCGATGACTCGGCCGTCGAAGCAAGGGAAATTCTTTATTACTTTGCTGCTCCCTGGTGGGCAAAAACTTGAGGCCGTGGGCTCGACTAAAGCGCCTCCCCCGCCAACAATGCCACACATTGCCCTGGCTCCAACAACGACTCCACCTGCTTCAAAACCAGGTACAGCCGCGGAAATTGCATTACCCTCCGTGGAGAAGCCGATGATTCGAAAAACACCGTCGCCGGCTCTTGAGAAACCGGCTCTGGCCTACCAGGCTCCGTCCACGACCGACCTGCAAGAACAGACCGATTCTCTATTTATACCCCAGGATGACTTCAGCCTGCTTTCGGTCTACGCACCAAATCATCTGGGGCAGACGATCCACGAACAACCCCGTCTTTTCTGGCATCTCTCGGAGCCAATTGAGCATCCTATTGACGTGATACTCACAGAACTGGGAGCGGTCGAGGTCGTATTTGACATGCGCTTGTTGCCTCCCATGGAAGCTGGAGTCCATTCGGTGTCCCTTGAAGACTATGGTATTCGACTGTTAGCAAACGTGGCCTACCAGTGGGAAGTGTCCCTTTTAGCCGATACCCCACAGAATTCCATGAAAGCGAGCGGGTTCATCAAGCGAGTGGAGAATACTTCTTCGCTACCCATGACCTTGGCCCAACAGCCCCCCTCGCCCGAAGCTCCTCTTCTGTATGCTCATGCCGGCCTTTGGTATGACGCGTTCTGGGCCCTTTCCGAATTGATTCGTTCAGACCCGAAAAATCCTGCGTTTCTGGAGCAACGCGCCTCCTTACTTAAACAAGTAGGCTTAGACAGGCTGGCCAACTTCGATCGAACCACCATCGCGGCTCACTAG